A genome region from Thermococcus onnurineus NA1 includes the following:
- a CDS encoding winged helix-turn-helix transcriptional regulator: MSSGGLNERTKLVLEFIKENPGLNFNELSRRLGLAKGDLQYHIHKLEKLGLITSKRSGLKRHYFPAGIFNEKEKDILALLSSENVRGIIMYMIANPGVTQKELCKELGLSPPTVNYYIGKLEELGLVRSVKDGKFVKYYFAGDVELFIKMIRNYHPSLLERWADRIVDIFMDFEGGD; encoded by the coding sequence ATGAGTAGTGGAGGGCTCAATGAACGTACCAAGCTCGTGCTCGAATTCATCAAAGAAAACCCCGGTCTAAACTTCAACGAGCTATCTCGAAGACTTGGTCTGGCCAAAGGAGACCTTCAGTATCACATTCATAAGCTCGAGAAGCTCGGATTGATCACATCAAAAAGAAGTGGACTGAAACGGCACTACTTTCCAGCGGGCATCTTCAATGAAAAGGAAAAGGATATCTTAGCCCTGCTTTCCAGCGAGAACGTGAGGGGGATAATAATGTACATGATCGCAAATCCAGGAGTCACCCAGAAGGAGCTGTGCAAGGAACTGGGTCTGTCCCCACCCACGGTCAATTACTACATTGGTAAACTGGAGGAGCTAGGTCTCGTTCGAAGTGTGAAGGATGGAAAGTTCGTGAAATATTACTTTGCGGGGGATGTTGAACTCTTTATCAAAATGATCCGGAATTATCACCCAAGCCTGCTCGAGAGATGGGCGGACAGGATTGTAGACATATTTATGGACTTTGAAGGAGGTGACT
- a CDS encoding PepSY domain-containing protein, producing the protein MRIWKFSIGLKTAAVIAALIMAVSIGAFAVATSNTTTSSVGSDLQSPGYVGSIKVDQYDNLGEGQEAKALQSLAKITPEQAKSAALSKVNGSVVKVELDNENGYLVYSVEVKTGNGIIKDVKVDAGDGKVLYVDGESGVEEESNKELEKETSKDSSDSDSINEEVEQEDEN; encoded by the coding sequence ATGAGGATATGGAAATTCAGCATTGGTCTAAAAACTGCCGCAGTAATAGCGGCACTGATAATGGCAGTGAGCATTGGAGCCTTTGCAGTGGCAACCTCAAACACAACTACCAGCAGTGTGGGAAGCGACCTCCAGTCACCCGGCTACGTTGGGAGCATAAAAGTTGACCAATACGACAACCTGGGTGAAGGGCAAGAAGCAAAAGCCCTCCAAAGTCTGGCAAAGATAACCCCCGAACAGGCCAAGAGTGCCGCGCTCTCAAAGGTAAACGGAAGTGTAGTCAAAGTTGAGTTGGACAACGAAAATGGATACCTCGTTTACTCCGTGGAGGTCAAAACAGGCAATGGGATCATCAAGGATGTAAAGGTCGATGCAGGTGACGGGAAGGTTCTTTACGTTGACGGGGAAAGCGGCGTGGAAGAGGAAAGCAACAAAGAACTGGAAAAAGAGACCTCCAAAGATTCATCCGACTCGGACAGCATAAACGAGGAAGTGGAGCAGGAGGATGAAAACTAA
- a CDS encoding lysylphosphatidylglycerol synthase transmembrane domain-containing protein, producing MMGVNTYTTLIKSLDSRAFELLGIAIATYYLSVFIYALRWKIVLGGMGKTVPLTDLLKINLSSIFVNNITPMSRGGGEILRITWISKKHRVPVAVSTASILYERISEIVPILILVVLGVSYFATHLILFVMLLSVIVVVIWFKWDKIIRLSIRIFKVNLTQEDLVRMLELRKKPAVNILAIALSSMVWFLDVMRLKLIAMAFGWSPPLTFLSVVSLANLLFGLLAFTPGGIGIVESGLMGTLTYFGIPSTLAISVTLLERFISYVSSTVIGFIALMTSGGVEIWKALRLH from the coding sequence ATGATGGGCGTCAACACATACACTACACTCATCAAATCATTGGACAGCAGGGCCTTCGAGCTTTTAGGGATAGCGATAGCTACATATTACCTAAGCGTGTTTATCTATGCCCTTCGATGGAAGATAGTACTTGGGGGAATGGGAAAAACCGTTCCGCTAACCGACCTCCTAAAGATAAACCTCTCTTCTATTTTTGTTAACAATATAACCCCTATGAGTCGCGGGGGCGGTGAAATTTTAAGGATTACGTGGATTTCAAAGAAGCACAGGGTACCTGTGGCCGTTTCAACTGCCAGCATACTGTACGAAAGGATCTCAGAGATAGTACCCATACTTATCCTGGTGGTGCTGGGTGTCTCGTACTTTGCAACCCACCTCATCCTCTTCGTTATGCTTCTGTCAGTGATCGTGGTCGTGATATGGTTCAAATGGGACAAGATAATCAGACTATCAATTAGAATCTTTAAAGTCAATTTAACGCAAGAGGATCTAGTCAGGATGCTTGAGCTCAGAAAGAAGCCGGCAGTAAACATACTCGCAATCGCCCTGAGCTCGATGGTGTGGTTTTTGGATGTTATGAGACTCAAGCTTATAGCAATGGCATTTGGGTGGAGTCCCCCGCTCACATTCCTCTCAGTTGTCTCATTGGCCAACCTGCTGTTTGGCCTGCTGGCCTTCACACCGGGAGGGATTGGTATAGTAGAGAGTGGGTTAATGGGGACTCTTACATACTTTGGGATTCCATCAACACTTGCCATCTCCGTAACCCTGCTCGAGAGATTCATTTCCTACGTATCAAGCACGGTGATAGGTTTTATTGCTCTGATGACATCTGGGGGTGTCGAAATATGGAAAGCCTTAAGATTGCATTAG